A genome region from Chlorobaculum tepidum TLS includes the following:
- a CDS encoding MTH1187 family thiamine-binding protein: protein MALLEITVIPLGTVGSGLSAWIAGLESLLEESCLPFRLNDMGTIVEGSADELFAIARKLHEYCFVEGVARVYTVMKIDDRRDKSVAIGDKVASVEARKAVKPDK, encoded by the coding sequence ATGGCTCTTCTCGAAATCACGGTAATTCCGCTTGGTACGGTGGGCAGCGGTTTGAGTGCCTGGATTGCAGGACTCGAGTCGCTGCTCGAAGAGAGTTGTCTGCCCTTCCGGCTGAACGACATGGGCACTATCGTTGAAGGTTCGGCGGACGAGCTGTTCGCCATTGCCCGAAAGCTTCACGAATACTGCTTTGTCGAGGGTGTGGCGAGGGTCTACACCGTGATGAAGATCGACGATCGTCGCGACAAATCGGTAGCCATTGGTGACAAGGTTGCGTCGGTCGAGGCCCGGAAAGCGGTTAAGCCGGATAAATGA
- a CDS encoding ISL3 family transposase: MGLASPWQVSISSFDAEKKRLDIHLDVAPGSTFCCPECGILKLQSFPWSGRDSGFTLLFEAMIMVMARSMAVKAIATIVGEHDTRIWRIVHHYVDQAREMEDYSAVTTVGVDEPSSKRGHNSVTLFADLARSKVLFATEGKDASTVERFRDDLVAHKGNPASVTECCSDMSPACISGIGSHFVNAHLSFDKFHVMQIINHAVDEVRRQEQQERPELKKSRYLWLKNQQNLKAKQRNRLEELSLAKLNLKTARADRMRLAFQECFNQPVTLAESFLKKWCFRAANSISPYPLETARSQDNDGWTHRASWAGI; the protein is encoded by the coding sequence TTGGGACTTGCATCGCCCTGGCAGGTAAGCATCTCATCGTTCGATGCCGAAAAGAAGCGCCTGGACATCCACCTTGACGTTGCGCCGGGCAGTACCTTTTGTTGCCCAGAGTGCGGTATTCTCAAGCTGCAATCCTTTCCCTGGTCTGGCCGTGACAGCGGTTTTACGCTGCTGTTCGAGGCGATGATTATGGTGATGGCCAGGTCAATGGCGGTCAAGGCAATCGCCACGATAGTCGGCGAGCACGATACCCGCATCTGGCGTATTGTGCATCATTACGTCGATCAGGCCCGCGAGATGGAGGACTACTCAGCCGTCACCACGGTGGGCGTCGATGAACCCTCCAGCAAGCGAGGGCACAACTCTGTGACGCTGTTTGCTGATCTTGCGAGATCGAAAGTGCTGTTCGCCACCGAGGGCAAGGACGCCTCGACCGTTGAGCGATTCCGCGACGACCTGGTGGCTCACAAGGGTAATCCGGCATCGGTCACCGAATGTTGCAGTGACATGTCGCCAGCGTGTATCAGCGGTATTGGCAGTCATTTTGTCAATGCGCATCTGAGCTTTGACAAATTTCACGTCATGCAGATCATCAATCATGCCGTCGATGAGGTGCGGCGTCAGGAGCAACAAGAGCGGCCCGAACTGAAAAAAAGCCGGTATCTCTGGCTGAAAAACCAGCAAAACCTGAAGGCAAAACAGCGTAACCGACTCGAAGAATTGTCGTTAGCCAAACTGAATCTGAAAACAGCGCGAGCCGACCGGATGCGTCTGGCGTTTCAGGAATGCTTCAATCAGCCGGTGACATTGGCCGAATCGTTTCTGAAAAAGTGGTGTTTCCGAGCGGCAAACTCAATTTCGCCCTACCCACTTGAAACAGCGAGGAGCCAAGATAACGACGGCTGGACTCATCGGGCATCTTGGGCAGGTATTTGA
- the yihA gene encoding ribosome biogenesis GTP-binding protein YihA/YsxC yields the protein MNITTADFFCSYSSLNGLPSDGRPEIVFVGRSNVGKSSLLNSLCARKGLAKTSSTPGKTRLINYFIINDNLYFVDLPGYGYAKVGQGERESWGKLLTGYIQKRGEIALVVLLVDSRHPGMASDLEMMEFLDYCGRPFGIVLTKWDKLKQAEKSKASRTIESCAPNARFIVNYSSLSGSGRDRLLASIDTFTQ from the coding sequence ATGAACATTACCACCGCTGATTTTTTCTGTAGTTATTCGAGCTTGAACGGACTTCCATCAGACGGAAGGCCGGAGATCGTTTTCGTGGGGCGCTCCAATGTCGGTAAATCCTCGCTGCTGAATTCGCTTTGCGCCCGCAAAGGGCTGGCCAAGACCAGCTCGACGCCGGGAAAGACGCGGCTTATCAACTATTTCATTATCAACGACAATCTGTACTTCGTTGATTTGCCGGGGTATGGGTATGCCAAGGTCGGGCAGGGTGAGCGTGAGAGCTGGGGGAAGCTGCTGACGGGCTACATCCAGAAGCGTGGCGAGATCGCGCTCGTGGTGCTGCTGGTGGATTCGCGGCATCCGGGGATGGCCTCCGACCTGGAGATGATGGAATTTCTTGACTATTGCGGGCGGCCGTTTGGCATCGTGCTCACCAAGTGGGATAAACTCAAGCAGGCCGAAAAGTCGAAAGCCAGTCGCACGATTGAAAGTTGTGCACCGAATGCCAGATTTATTGTAAATTATTCGTCTTTGTCGGGCAGTGGCCGGGACAGGCTTCTGGCTTCGATCGATACTTTTACTCAGTAA
- a CDS encoding adenylosuccinate synthase — MEEKIFSRPAASATVLVGTQFGDEGKGKLVDYLSDKYDIVVRYQGGANAGHTICFDGKTVVLHLIPSGIFNKDCICVIGNGVVIDPNALMDEIKKVEELGYDVKGRLYISHNAHLIMPYHKRLDSLSESCLSGDNKIGTTGRGIGPSYEDKFARKGIRVVDLLDRDVLKEKLRENLAAKNKLISKVYEQEEIDVEAIIREYEEFDKAIDPYVTNTQLFLNRQIKAGKTILLEGAQGCLLDVDHGTYPFVTSSNPTSGGACTGSGVAPNHVGKIIGVCKAYTTRVGNGDFPTELDDETGEALGRIGCEFGATTGRKRRCGWLDLVALRYSVTVSGVTELALTKLDVLDTFEEIKVCTSYMLDGKEIFDFPTEHQTLSRVQPVYKSLKGWMASNAKAKSFAEMHPNAQAYVNFLEEALEVPVTFISVGPGRDETVFK, encoded by the coding sequence GTGGAAGAAAAAATATTCAGCAGGCCGGCAGCGTCTGCTACCGTGCTTGTGGGCACGCAGTTCGGCGACGAGGGCAAAGGCAAGCTGGTCGATTACCTTTCGGACAAATACGACATCGTGGTGCGTTACCAGGGCGGTGCCAACGCCGGTCACACCATCTGCTTCGACGGCAAAACCGTCGTGCTCCACCTCATCCCCTCGGGCATCTTCAACAAGGATTGCATCTGCGTGATCGGCAACGGCGTCGTGATCGATCCGAACGCGCTCATGGATGAGATCAAAAAGGTTGAGGAGCTGGGCTACGACGTCAAGGGGCGTCTCTACATCAGCCACAACGCGCACCTGATCATGCCGTACCACAAGCGGCTCGATTCGCTGAGCGAGTCCTGCCTGAGTGGCGATAACAAGATTGGCACCACCGGTCGTGGTATCGGCCCGAGCTACGAGGATAAGTTCGCCCGCAAAGGCATCCGGGTGGTCGATCTGCTCGATCGCGACGTGCTGAAGGAGAAGCTGCGCGAGAACCTCGCGGCCAAGAACAAGCTGATCAGCAAGGTGTACGAGCAGGAGGAGATCGACGTCGAGGCGATCATCCGCGAGTACGAGGAGTTCGACAAGGCGATCGATCCCTACGTGACCAACACCCAGCTCTTCCTGAATCGCCAGATCAAGGCGGGCAAGACCATCCTGCTCGAAGGCGCGCAGGGTTGCCTGCTCGATGTCGATCACGGCACCTATCCCTTCGTGACCTCCTCCAACCCGACCTCCGGCGGCGCTTGCACCGGTTCCGGTGTGGCTCCGAACCACGTCGGCAAGATCATCGGCGTCTGCAAGGCCTACACGACAAGGGTGGGCAACGGCGATTTCCCGACCGAGCTGGATGACGAGACTGGCGAAGCGCTTGGTCGCATCGGCTGCGAGTTTGGCGCGACCACGGGGCGTAAGCGTCGCTGCGGCTGGCTCGATCTCGTCGCCCTGCGCTATTCGGTTACCGTCAGCGGCGTGACCGAGCTGGCGCTGACCAAGCTCGACGTGCTCGACACCTTCGAGGAGATCAAGGTGTGCACCTCATACATGCTCGACGGTAAGGAAATTTTCGACTTCCCGACCGAGCACCAGACCCTGTCGCGAGTGCAGCCGGTTTACAAGTCGCTCAAGGGCTGGATGGCTTCGAATGCCAAGGCAAAGAGCTTCGCGGAGATGCATCCCAACGCTCAGGCATACGTCAACTTCCTCGAAGAGGCTCTGGAGGTTCCGGTGACCTTCATCTCTGTCGGACCGGGCAGGGACGAGACGGTCTTCAAGTAA